A stretch of DNA from Mucilaginibacter daejeonensis:
TTGACGACCTTCCCAAGATCGACGTGGCTGTGCGTGAAGAGCTGAACGCGTTATTCACACAGCAAGGGATCAGCGCTTTACAACAAGAACTAAGCATAGCCGACCCTGGATATTACGCCCAAGTAGACGTAAATAATCCTCAAAGACTGATCCGTGCGTTGGAAGTGTACCGAAGCACGGGCAAGCCGTTCTCATCATATCGTACCGGCAATAGTAAACCACGCCCGTTTAAAACTATCATGATCGGTTTGGAGCTTCCGCGGGAGCATTTATACGAGCGCATCAACCACCGGGTCGATCTGATGATGCAAGCCGGATTACTGGAGGAGGTAAGGTGGTTGCTGCCTGATCGGCATCTCAATGCACTCAATACAGTAGGATATACCGAATTGTTCGACCATTTGGATGGACATACCGATTTGACAACTACTGTGGAACTGATCAAACAAAATACCCGGCGCTTTGCTAAACGCCAACTCACCTGGTTCAAAAGAGACAGGGACACCAAATGGTTCGCTCCCACCGATGTCCCTGCCATTATTCAATATATTGATAATGCGATCAGGCACCCAAACGCTTGATGCATTCTTCGAGACTGTGGCGCCAGTAAGGTATCTGTATGTTGAAGGTCTCTTTCACCTTCGTCTTATCCATTACTGAATAGGTTGGCCTAACTGCAGGTGTTGGATATTGTGAAGTACGGATAGGGTAAGCTTTTACCTGGGTGCTGGAAATATCGAATATGGCCACCGCAAAATCATACCATGAAGTCACACCCTCGTTACTGTAGTGATAGATGCCGTATGCCGTACTTCCTGAAGCGATGATATCTAAAATACATCCAGCCAGATCGATCGCATAGGTCGGGGTGCCTACCTGATCGGCAATGATGTTCAGTTGGTCACGCTCGGCTCCAAGGCGCAACATCGTCTTCACGAAGTTATTACCGAACTCCGAATACAACCAACTTGTACGTAAGGTAAAGTGTTCAGGCAGAATATCAGTTATGGCTTGCTCACCTTCCAACTTGGTCAATCCGTAAACGTTGATCGGGTTGGCAGCATCTGTCTCCACCAAAGGGTAAGGATTCACTCCCTCAAAAACAAAGTCAGTAGATACGTGCACCAGCACTGCACCATGTTTTTTGCACGCATGGGCCAGGTTGGCCGCACCATCTTTATTCACTTTGCGTGCCGTAGCCGTATCTTCTTCGGCTTTGTCTACCGCAGTATACGCTGCACAATTGATGGCAAAATCTGGCTGGTACTTTTCGAACAGTCGGTCGATACCATCTATATCTAAGATGTTTCCCTCATCCTCAGCCGGAAAAAAAACTTCGGTGATCTGACGTTCTTCCGCCACCTTTTTTAAACAATGGCCCAACTGCCCTGAGGCACCTAAAACTAATATTTTGCTCATATAAAACGTTTGTGGCGCAATATAGCAAAATTGCTTATGGTGCATATTAAGTCGATCTTATCCAGTTAGAGAACGGTCTCAAAATTTCGCAAAACGAAAGTTCAAACAGTTCGTTATCGACTTGATGTCGAGCTTGCTTTAGCTTAACTCACACGGTCCGCCATCTGTTCGCGACCGTATGATATTTTTATTCTGATAAAATATTTTAACTACAAATTATTTATATCAAAATATTTGAAGTAAAATTACCCGTTTTATAATATTTAATTTTCGACAAACAAATTATTATTATTATTGTAAAGATTTATACGTTTTACCAGTAAAGTTTCAGTAAATCGGAATTAATCTAATGGGCGCAACTTTCTATGCGTAGTAAACATTTTAATTACGATCTACACCCCCTTAATTAATAACTAACTGATATTTTTAAACGTTCAGGCTCAAAAGAGGTCTGATCTTTGATAGCGTTCACTAAGCATAAATATTTACCTGGAAATAATTCACAGTCGATGAAAATGAAGTTCACTCAAGTCGCGATAACACTTTCGGCGATATTAGCCATTACAGCTTGTAAATCGAAGCGTTTGGCAGACATTGATAACATTGGAAAGTCAAGGACCACTTTGCAGTCCCTCACTCCTCTTGCACCACATGGCATGGTGTTCGTACCGGCCGGATCGATAGTGGAAAAAGATGTTGTTAAGGATACATTAATGGCACAAGATACTGCCGCTAAGACCGTTACCGTAAGTGCGTTCTTTATGGACCAAACAGAGGTGACCAATAAACAATATCGTATGTTCGTTGACTGGGTAGCCGACTCGGTTGCCATAACCGACTATTTAAAGGACGAAAAATACTTCCAAAAAACTAAAAAGGCCGCTACCACCACTCGTAAGGGTAAAGGCAAAAATGCCACCACTGTTGAGGTGCCTACCTTTGCAGACACTACCAAAATGATCGACTGGAGTAAAGCTGATGGCCGCACACCACTTTGGCAAAGCCAAGACCCTACTATTAAAGGGGCATTGTTTGGCAAATTATACACCATGGAGAACGGCCGGCCAACATTGATCAGAAACGCTGTGGTTTACCGCTTCGACCGTCGTTCGGTAGATCGTAACGGTGCAAGCCGCTACATCACTGATACCGTTGCCGTACCACCAAACACAAAAGTATGGTCAACAGATTTTCCTAACTCTCAAATGGAAGTTATGGATAACAACTACTTTACCAATAGGGGTTATGATGAGCACCCGGTGGTAGGCGTTACCTGGAAGCAGGCTCGTGCTTATGCTAATTGGCGCAGCAAAATGATCTACGCTACAGCAGGCGAAAGATCTTTAGTTAAAACCTATAACTTACAGTACAATCTGCCTTCCGAAGCACAATGGGAGTATGCAGCCTCTATGGATACTAAACCGGAGGACATGAGCAAGCTGGCTACTGTTAACCTTAAAGACAAAAAGACCAAAAAGAACGTGGATATGCTTGCTGTGAACTTTAAACAGCAAGAGGGCGATTATCGTAAAGATGGTGGCACCTTCACGATGCACGTTAAATCATACGCACCGAACTCGGTTGGTCTGTATAACATGATGGGTAACGTTTCAGAATGGACCCTAGATGCCTTCAGTCCATCTTACAAACAATTGGTACATGACCTAAATCCAGTGCTATTATATGATGCTGACGATAGCGAAGCTGAAGCCATGCGTCGTAAAGTGATCAGAGGTGGCTCATGGAAAGATAATGCTACATTGCTTACTCCATCTACCCGTAATTACGAGATACAGAACGTAGCCCACTCATACATCGGCTTCAGGTGTGTGATGCCAGCACCGGATATCGTACTTGAACAGACCAAGACACGTAAATTTGCCAACAAATAATAAACAAAGCATAAAGTAGCGGTTCGAGGCTTGATGGGCCATTTGCCTACGAGATCTCGGACCACAATAACGACCAGGATATGAAAAAATTAGCAAATAAGTTATACGTTACTGCCCTTTGTTTATTGGTGGTGGTAGCAATGAGCACTACTGCCGACGCTCAGAAAAAGAGATCGACCAAAAGCTCAAGATCAAGAACTTCAAAAACGCAGATCAAAAAATCATATAAACCTGCAAGAACAACGTCGGTGCCGGTAGATACTGCCACTCAGGTCAATTATGCTCAAGCGCCGACACAACAGCCAGGCATTAAACCTGCCGTGCAGGACACTATGCCGCAGGATACTTTGCCACCAATGGATGGCTATTACAAGAACGATATGTTCAATAATGCTAAAGCATTCAGCTATCCAGGCATCAGCTCACGTGACGTGCGTTTTTACAAACGCGTATGGAGAGATATCGACATCAATGATCCAAAGAACTCGCTTTTCAACACCCCGGGCTCACAAACCCTGGGTGATATCATTGTCGAAGGTATCAGAACTGGGAAATTGACCGCGTACATGCCAAGCATCTACAACGCTAATGATAGCACATTTGCGCATCGCCTGTCGATCCCAGCCGCTATGAGGCTTTTACAAGGCGCTGAGGTAGCTGTTAAACAGTTCAATGAAAAAGGTGAAGAGATCGGTACTAAAATGACCCGTAACGATTTTAATCCTGCTTCATTAGTAAAGTTCAGAACTAAAGAGGACGTGTACTTTGACAAAAAACGTGCGATGGTGGTAACCCGCATTATTGGTATAGCTCCTATCAAGTCAACGGAGGCTGCTGGTCAAGCGATCGAAGCACCGGTTTTTTGGTTATACTTTCCACAATGCCGCGACTTCTTTGCTACCAAAGACGTATCTGACCCTGACCGTAACATCTACGACACCAGCCTTGATGACGTATTTGTACAAGGTAAGTATGTGAGCAATATCGTTCGTGCCACTGGTAGTAATGCTTCACGCGCTGCATCACAACAGATCGCTGCTGCCGCTACTACCGGTTCTGCTGCCGACGCTTTAGCTGCCGCTACCGGTCAAGATAAGACCGCTGTTGCTAAGCAAACAGAAGAGCAGATCCAACAGTTCAAAGAAAAGACCTGGGAGTACGATATCAAAAAGACCCCTACTGCTGCTGAGAAGAAAGCTGCTGCTAACGCTGCTAAACAGGCTGCCAAAGCAGAGAAAGACGCTCAGAAAGCTGCTAATAACGCGTCTAAGCAAGCTTCGAAGACCACAGCAAGCGCTGACATTAAGAAGCCACAATAATCAAGACACTTTTTCTATATATGAAGCCGCTTTGAATCATCAAAGCGGCTTTTATTTTGTCATTAACATTGGCCGATCGCACATCCCATTAAAAGAAAAGGCCCGGCGAGTATGAAACTCACCGGGCCTTATTTTATTTCAGGATCCTTTATTACTTGTTGTATTGTGAGAACTCTTTGTGCTCGATAACGTGCTGTGGAAGTGACTTGAAGTATTCATAAGTGATCTTCAAACCTTCCTGACGGCTAACTTTAGGCTCCCAACCTAATATCGATTTCGCCTTAGTAATATCTGGACGACGCTGTTTGGGATCATCGGTAGGCAGTGGCTTGCCAACCAATTTTTGATCGGTGCCGGTCAATTTAATGATCTCTTCGCCGAACTCTTTGATAGTGATCTCGTCAGGGTTACCAATATTCATCGGTTGTGCGTAGTCGCTTAACAATAAGCGATAGATACCTTCTACCAGGTCATCAACATAGCAGAAAGCTCTTGTTTGAGAACCATCACCGAACATGGTCAACGGCTCACCTCTTAAAGCCTGACCAATGAATGCAGGTAATACACGGCCGTCATTCAGTCGCATACGTGGGCCGTACGTGTTGAAGATACGGATGATACGGGTCTCCACACCGTGAAAGGTATGGTAAGCCATAGTGATAGCTTCTTGGAAGCGTTTTGCTTCATCATAAACACCTCTTGGACCTACTGGGTTAACGTTACCCCAGTATTCCTCTGGTTGAGGATTAACGGTCGGGTCACCATATATTTCAGAGGTAGATGCCACCAGGATACGTGCCTTTTTAGCACGAGCTAAACCTAATAGGTTGTGTGTACCCAATGAACCTACTTTCAAGGTCTGAATAGGGATCTTTAAATAGTCGATCGGGCTTGCAGGGCTTGCGAAGTGAAGAATGTAATCCAATTCGCCAGGTACATGAACGAATTTAGAAACGTCGTGATTGTAAAATTCGAACTCTTTCAGTTTGAAAAGGTGTTCGATGTTTTGCAGGTCACCTGTGATGAGGTTATCCATACCGATCACGGTACATCCTTCTTTGATGAACCTGTCACAAAGGTGTGAGCCTAAAAAGCCCGCAGCACCTGTGATCAGTACTCTTTTGCCACTTATATCCATATTTATCTGTTGTTGAAGTTAAGGTGTGAAACGTAATGTTACTTACTGAATGACCGAACGCTTTTTTATGGTGTCCGGTCATTCAGTATTGATTTATTTGATCTCTTTCCTGCCGATAGAGTTGTAGTAGAAACCACGGTCGATCATCTTGTCCAGGTCGTACAGGTTACGGCCGTCAAAGATAACCTTCGCTTTCAGCAGTCTCTCCATCCGCTCCAGGTCAGGTGTGCGGAACAGTGACCACTCGGTCACGATCAGCAGTGCATCAGCGTCCTTCAGCACGTCGTACTGGTTCTCTGCGTACGTGATCTTGTCGCCCAGCAGTGCCTTCACATTGTTCATGCCTTCCGGGTCGAATGCTGATACCGTTGCGCCGGCCTCTACCAGTGCATCGATGATGTACAGTGCCGGTGCTTCCCTGATGTCGTCCGTTTCTGGTTTGAACGCCAGACCCCACAGCGCGAAGTGCTTGCCTTTCAGGTCGCCTTTGTAATATTTCTTTACCTTCTCGGTCAGTACGTTCTTTTGTATCTCGTTCACTTCCATCACCGAGTTCAGTATCTTGAAGTCGTAGCTGTTCTCTTCTGCCGATTTGGCCAGCGCCTGCACATCCTTAGGGAAGCATGAGCCGCCATAACCGATACCGGCGAACAGGAAGCGTTTACCGATGCGTTCATCCGCACCAATGCCTTTTCTAACCATGTCCACATCAGCGCCTACCAGCTCGCACAGGTTGGCTATCTCGTTCATGAACGATATCTTGGTGGCCAGGAAGGAGTTGGCCGCATACTTGGTCAGTTCTGAGCTGCGCTCATCCATGAAGATGATCGGGTTGCCCTGGCGCACGTATGGTCCGTACAGTTCGGCCATCAGTTTTCTTGCTCTTTCGTCGGTGGTACCTACCACCACGCGGTCGGGCTTCATAAAGTCCTCCACCGCTACGCCTTCGCGCAGGAACTCCGGGTTACTTACCACCGCATATTCCACACCTTCTTTGGCGTGCTGCTGCATGGCGGCGGTCACTTTATCGGCCGTGCCTACCGGTACGGTGCTCTTGGTCACGATCACTTTGTAGTCGGTGATCAGTTTGGCGATGTCGCCTGCTGCACCCAGTACGTAGCTCAGGTCGGCCGCACCATCACCACCCGGAGGGGTCGGCAGGGC
This window harbors:
- the miaA gene encoding tRNA (adenosine(37)-N6)-dimethylallyltransferase MiaA; its protein translation is MTSHKYLICVVGPTAIGKTAAAIALARHYHTEIISADSRQFYREMSIGTAKPTDDEQAQAVHHFVNSHSVNELFNVGDFEAQGLSKLEEIFSDHGIAIMAGGSGLYVNAITKGFDDLPKIDVAVREELNALFTQQGISALQQELSIADPGYYAQVDVNNPQRLIRALEVYRSTGKPFSSYRTGNSKPRPFKTIMIGLELPREHLYERINHRVDLMMQAGLLEEVRWLLPDRHLNALNTVGYTELFDHLDGHTDLTTTVELIKQNTRRFAKRQLTWFKRDRDTKWFAPTDVPAIIQYIDNAIRHPNA
- the rfbD gene encoding dTDP-4-dehydrorhamnose reductase: MSKILVLGASGQLGHCLKKVAEERQITEVFFPAEDEGNILDIDGIDRLFEKYQPDFAINCAAYTAVDKAEEDTATARKVNKDGAANLAHACKKHGAVLVHVSTDFVFEGVNPYPLVETDAANPINVYGLTKLEGEQAITDILPEHFTLRTSWLYSEFGNNFVKTMLRLGAERDQLNIIADQVGTPTYAIDLAGCILDIIASGSTAYGIYHYSNEGVTSWYDFAVAIFDISSTQVKAYPIRTSQYPTPAVRPTYSVMDKTKVKETFNIQIPYWRHSLEECIKRLGA
- the porK gene encoding T9SS ring complex lipoprotein PorK/GldK; its protein translation is MKFTQVAITLSAILAITACKSKRLADIDNIGKSRTTLQSLTPLAPHGMVFVPAGSIVEKDVVKDTLMAQDTAAKTVTVSAFFMDQTEVTNKQYRMFVDWVADSVAITDYLKDEKYFQKTKKAATTTRKGKGKNATTVEVPTFADTTKMIDWSKADGRTPLWQSQDPTIKGALFGKLYTMENGRPTLIRNAVVYRFDRRSVDRNGASRYITDTVAVPPNTKVWSTDFPNSQMEVMDNNYFTNRGYDEHPVVGVTWKQARAYANWRSKMIYATAGERSLVKTYNLQYNLPSEAQWEYAASMDTKPEDMSKLATVNLKDKKTKKNVDMLAVNFKQQEGDYRKDGGTFTMHVKSYAPNSVGLYNMMGNVSEWTLDAFSPSYKQLVHDLNPVLLYDADDSEAEAMRRKVIRGGSWKDNATLLTPSTRNYEIQNVAHSYIGFRCVMPAPDIVLEQTKTRKFANK
- the porN gene encoding type IX secretion system ring subunit PorN/GldN, giving the protein MKKLANKLYVTALCLLVVVAMSTTADAQKKRSTKSSRSRTSKTQIKKSYKPARTTSVPVDTATQVNYAQAPTQQPGIKPAVQDTMPQDTLPPMDGYYKNDMFNNAKAFSYPGISSRDVRFYKRVWRDIDINDPKNSLFNTPGSQTLGDIIVEGIRTGKLTAYMPSIYNANDSTFAHRLSIPAAMRLLQGAEVAVKQFNEKGEEIGTKMTRNDFNPASLVKFRTKEDVYFDKKRAMVVTRIIGIAPIKSTEAAGQAIEAPVFWLYFPQCRDFFATKDVSDPDRNIYDTSLDDVFVQGKYVSNIVRATGSNASRAASQQIAAAATTGSAADALAAATGQDKTAVAKQTEEQIQQFKEKTWEYDIKKTPTAAEKKAAANAAKQAAKAEKDAQKAANNASKQASKTTASADIKKPQ
- a CDS encoding UDP-glucuronic acid decarboxylase family protein, whose protein sequence is MSGKRVLITGAAGFLGSHLCDRFIKEGCTVIGMDNLITGDLQNIEHLFKLKEFEFYNHDVSKFVHVPGELDYILHFASPASPIDYLKIPIQTLKVGSLGTHNLLGLARAKKARILVASTSEIYGDPTVNPQPEEYWGNVNPVGPRGVYDEAKRFQEAITMAYHTFHGVETRIIRIFNTYGPRMRLNDGRVLPAFIGQALRGEPLTMFGDGSQTRAFCYVDDLVEGIYRLLLSDYAQPMNIGNPDEITIKEFGEEIIKLTGTDQKLVGKPLPTDDPKQRRPDITKAKSILGWEPKVSRQEGLKITYEYFKSLPQHVIEHKEFSQYNK
- a CDS encoding UDP-glucose dehydrogenase family protein; this encodes MKIAVVGTGYVGLVTGTCLAETGNEVTCVDINEKKVAMMKAGQLPIYEPGLEQLFHRNIAQGRLTFTNSLAEGIAEAQIIFLALPTPPGGDGAADLSYVLGAAGDIAKLITDYKVIVTKSTVPVGTADKVTAAMQQHAKEGVEYAVVSNPEFLREGVAVEDFMKPDRVVVGTTDERARKLMAELYGPYVRQGNPIIFMDERSSELTKYAANSFLATKISFMNEIANLCELVGADVDMVRKGIGADERIGKRFLFAGIGYGGSCFPKDVQALAKSAEENSYDFKILNSVMEVNEIQKNVLTEKVKKYYKGDLKGKHFALWGLAFKPETDDIREAPALYIIDALVEAGATVSAFDPEGMNNVKALLGDKITYAENQYDVLKDADALLIVTEWSLFRTPDLERMERLLKAKVIFDGRNLYDLDKMIDRGFYYNSIGRKEIK